From a region of the uncultured Draconibacterium sp. genome:
- a CDS encoding PepSY-associated TM helix domain-containing protein, which produces MTQNGNSKQARAIRSVRRVHRITGIVLFVAFVFMSISGLLLGWKKNSGGFILAKSEKGTSTELSEWLPIDSLNAIAFQVFRDSISTVKMPELNRIDVRQNKGMIKFVFEEGYWGIQLDGATGELLQIERRWSDLIENVHDGSILDHWFHTNGGLKLIYSSITGLALLLFSITGFWLWYGPKRMRKRKQISK; this is translated from the coding sequence ATGACCCAAAATGGAAATAGTAAACAGGCACGTGCAATCAGAAGTGTGAGAAGGGTGCATCGCATAACCGGAATTGTTCTGTTTGTGGCTTTTGTTTTTATGTCGATTTCTGGCCTATTACTGGGGTGGAAAAAGAACAGTGGTGGTTTTATATTGGCAAAATCGGAAAAGGGCACTTCAACCGAACTCAGCGAATGGTTGCCGATCGACAGTTTGAATGCAATAGCTTTTCAGGTTTTTCGTGATTCTATTTCTACAGTGAAGATGCCCGAATTGAACCGAATAGATGTTCGTCAGAACAAAGGGATGATAAAATTTGTATTTGAGGAAGGTTATTGGGGCATTCAGCTTGACGGAGCAACTGGAGAACTTTTGCAGATTGAACGTCGTTGGTCGGATCTCATCGAGAATGTTCATGATGGCTCTATTCTCGACCACTGGTTTCATACCAATGGCGGGCTGAAACTAATCTACTCAAGCATCACCGGTTTGGCGCTGCTACTATTTAGTATTACCGGATTTTGGTTGTGGTATGGGCCAAAACGAATGCGAAAAAGGAAGCAAATCTCCAAATAG
- a CDS encoding TrmH family RNA methyltransferase, with protein MNTNSVEFFNAKDDEKFPETSAIIIAAWRLSNSENIGKIIRLAHNLGAQEVLFVRESENHRESKIKKTAGFSYNQMNWRFISENDFIEILSTGYQLTIVETCDGATNIYREKLPQKTILLAGSESHGLPENIIKMANKSVYIPMPGGCKSLNISNALSVAAFEWYRQQTFV; from the coding sequence ATGAACACCAACTCCGTAGAGTTTTTTAATGCAAAAGACGACGAGAAATTCCCTGAAACCAGTGCCATAATAATCGCAGCCTGGCGCTTGTCGAATTCCGAAAATATCGGCAAGATCATTCGGCTGGCTCATAATCTGGGAGCTCAGGAAGTTTTATTTGTTCGTGAATCGGAAAATCATCGGGAATCGAAGATTAAAAAGACCGCTGGTTTTTCGTACAACCAGATGAATTGGCGCTTTATTTCAGAAAACGATTTTATTGAAATATTGAGTACCGGTTATCAACTCACCATTGTGGAAACCTGCGATGGAGCCACAAATATTTACCGTGAAAAATTGCCACAAAAAACCATTCTACTTGCCGGTAGCGAATCGCACGGCCTCCCTGAAAACATTATTAAAATGGCCAACAAAAGTGTTTATATCCCAATGCCGGGAGGATGCAAATCGTTAAATATTTCTAATGCATTATCGGTCGCGGCATTCGAGTGGTATCGCCAGCAGACTTTTGTATAA
- a CDS encoding LysR substrate-binding domain-containing protein, with protein sequence MITLTQLEYIVAVDTHRHFGKAAESCFITQPTLSMQIKKLEEDLEIIIFDRSKQPLIPTDVGVRIIEQARVVLKQSEEINNIVKDHKNLVSGMLRIGIIPTLAPYLLPIFVGNYKKKYPNIFIKVVEATTENIINLLHKDLIDVGILVTPLHEEKILEKPLFYEEMLIYANSGHKLHKQKVITVEDIATPEIWLLSDGHCFRDQVINLCSYLGTTDSQLPFHFEAGSLETLMNIVDREGGITLIPELAKATMSQKRAYNVENFTNIKPLREVSLVYSRHYAKHKLINLLWREIKDSVPEELQDENRGTIVEWR encoded by the coding sequence ATGATTACCCTAACCCAATTAGAGTATATAGTTGCCGTTGACACCCATCGTCATTTTGGCAAAGCTGCCGAGTCTTGTTTTATAACTCAGCCAACACTTTCCATGCAAATTAAAAAGCTGGAAGAAGACCTCGAGATTATTATTTTCGACAGAAGTAAACAACCGCTTATCCCAACGGATGTTGGGGTTCGAATTATTGAACAGGCGCGGGTGGTTTTAAAACAGTCTGAAGAAATTAACAACATCGTAAAAGACCATAAAAACCTGGTTTCAGGAATGTTACGCATTGGAATTATTCCAACATTGGCACCCTATTTACTTCCTATTTTTGTTGGAAATTACAAAAAGAAATATCCAAATATTTTCATTAAAGTGGTGGAAGCAACCACCGAAAATATTATCAATCTTTTGCACAAAGACCTTATCGACGTTGGTATTCTGGTAACTCCTCTTCATGAAGAAAAGATACTTGAAAAGCCGTTGTTCTACGAGGAAATGCTTATTTATGCCAACAGCGGACACAAATTGCATAAGCAAAAAGTAATTACGGTTGAAGACATTGCAACACCGGAAATTTGGCTGTTGAGCGACGGACATTGTTTCCGCGACCAGGTAATCAACCTGTGTTCGTACCTGGGAACTACCGATAGCCAGTTGCCATTTCACTTTGAAGCCGGATCGCTTGAAACATTGATGAACATAGTTGACCGTGAAGGAGGAATAACACTTATTCCGGAGTTGGCAAAAGCTACCATGTCGCAAAAAAGAGCTTACAACGTGGAGAATTTCACCAACATAAAACCACTGCGTGAAGTTAGCCTGGTATATTCGCGGCACTATGCAAAACACAAGTTGATCAACCTGCTTTGGCGCGAAATTAAAGATTCGGTTCCGGAAGAGTTACAAGACGAAAACCGGGGAACTATTGTAGAATGGCGCTAG
- the tig gene encoding trigger factor — MNINLENIDQVNAVINLTIEKTDYEKQVADVLKDYRQKATIPGFRPGKVPAGLIKKRFGTAVLVEEINKLISQNLSKYMIDEKLPVLGEPMPNEEKQKPIDWEKDESFEFVFDVALSPEVNVSLDKRNKYTYYNIAVSDDMIQQQVDMAASQLGENVPAEEAKEDSTVRGNFVQLDAEGNEVEGGIAPEGVLLAVDKIKDEEVKNAFVGCKKDDIIVFNPIKAFENNHEVAHMLNIKPEEAETLESDFRYTVTEILQFQKAELNEELFKKLYGEETEIKTLDDFKAKIKEDLAKNLVFSSDHKFALDTRDALVEKTELEMPEEFLKRWLVAVNKELTQEQIENEFPAFILDLKWQLIKDTIAKENELKVEAEEAEDFAKKMAMAQFQQYGINDAPEEQLESFAKMMLEKPEEKERIYKKLLEDKVVEVVKEKVTIQEEEVSQEKFNEMMQDAQ; from the coding sequence ATGAATATTAATTTAGAGAACATCGACCAGGTTAATGCGGTTATCAATCTTACCATCGAGAAGACTGACTATGAAAAACAAGTTGCCGATGTTTTAAAAGACTATCGTCAAAAAGCTACAATTCCAGGATTCCGCCCCGGTAAAGTTCCGGCAGGCCTTATCAAAAAAAGATTTGGAACAGCGGTTTTGGTTGAAGAAATAAATAAACTGATCTCTCAAAACCTGTCGAAATACATGATTGATGAAAAACTTCCTGTACTTGGCGAACCAATGCCAAATGAGGAAAAGCAAAAACCAATCGACTGGGAAAAAGATGAGTCGTTTGAATTTGTTTTCGACGTAGCTTTGTCTCCAGAAGTAAATGTTTCACTAGACAAACGCAACAAATACACTTATTACAACATTGCCGTTTCAGACGACATGATTCAGCAACAGGTTGACATGGCAGCTTCTCAACTAGGAGAAAATGTTCCTGCCGAAGAAGCAAAAGAAGACAGCACTGTTCGCGGTAATTTTGTTCAGCTTGATGCTGAAGGCAACGAAGTTGAAGGAGGAATTGCTCCTGAAGGTGTTCTTCTTGCGGTTGACAAAATTAAAGACGAAGAAGTTAAAAATGCATTTGTTGGTTGCAAAAAAGACGACATTATCGTTTTCAACCCGATAAAAGCTTTCGAAAATAACCACGAAGTTGCGCACATGCTTAACATTAAGCCTGAAGAAGCCGAAACTTTGGAAAGCGATTTCAGATACACAGTTACTGAAATTCTTCAATTCCAAAAAGCTGAATTGAACGAAGAGTTGTTCAAAAAACTTTACGGTGAAGAAACAGAAATTAAAACGCTTGACGATTTCAAAGCAAAAATTAAAGAAGACCTGGCGAAAAACCTGGTATTCTCATCAGACCATAAATTTGCATTAGACACACGCGATGCGCTGGTTGAAAAGACTGAGCTGGAAATGCCTGAGGAATTTTTAAAGCGTTGGTTGGTGGCTGTAAACAAAGAATTAACACAGGAGCAAATCGAAAACGAATTCCCTGCATTTATTCTTGATTTAAAATGGCAGTTGATTAAAGATACCATCGCAAAAGAAAACGAATTGAAAGTTGAAGCTGAAGAGGCTGAAGACTTTGCCAAAAAAATGGCGATGGCACAGTTCCAGCAGTACGGAATCAACGATGCACCAGAGGAGCAGCTGGAGTCGTTTGCCAAAATGATGCTTGAAAAACCTGAAGAAAAAGAACGCATCTACAAAAAATTGTTGGAAGACAAAGTGGTAGAAGTTGTAAAGGAAAAAGTTACGATTCAGGAAGAAGAAGTATCGCAGGAAAAATTCAACGAAATGATGCAAGACGCTCAATAG
- the clpP gene encoding ATP-dependent Clp endopeptidase proteolytic subunit ClpP, which yields MDNNEFRKYATKHAGISSLTMDRYTSAYSNYISPTIIEERQLNVASMDVFSRLMMDRIIFLGVPIDDTVANIIQAQLLFLESTDPSKDIQIYFNSPGGSVYAGLGIYDTMQYISADVATICTGMAASMAAVLMTAGQKGKRSALTHSRIMIHQPMGGAQGQASDIEITAREIMKIKKELYTIIANHSGQTLEQIEKDSDRDYWMTAQEAVDYGMIDEILVRNNK from the coding sequence ATGGACAACAACGAATTTAGAAAATACGCAACTAAGCATGCAGGTATCAGCAGCTTAACAATGGACAGGTATACATCGGCCTACAGCAATTATATTTCGCCAACAATTATCGAAGAGCGTCAGTTAAACGTAGCATCAATGGATGTGTTTTCACGTTTGATGATGGATCGTATTATTTTTCTTGGCGTACCAATCGACGATACTGTAGCTAACATTATTCAGGCCCAATTGCTGTTCCTCGAGTCAACAGATCCGTCGAAAGACATTCAGATCTATTTTAACTCGCCGGGAGGTTCTGTTTATGCCGGATTAGGCATTTACGACACCATGCAATACATTTCGGCCGATGTTGCTACTATTTGTACAGGGATGGCCGCATCGATGGCCGCAGTGTTGATGACAGCCGGACAAAAAGGGAAACGTTCTGCGTTAACACATTCACGAATAATGATCCACCAACCAATGGGCGGTGCTCAGGGGCAGGCTTCTGATATTGAAATCACTGCCCGCGAGATCATGAAGATCAAAAAAGAATTGTACACCATTATTGCCAACCACTCAGGACAAACGTTAGAACAAATCGAAAAAGACTCAGACCGTGACTACTGGATGACCGCACAGGAAGCAGTAGACTATGGTATGATTGATGAAATTTTAGTTAGAAATAACAAATAA
- the clpX gene encoding ATP-dependent Clp protease ATP-binding subunit ClpX → MSDKEKMDKCSFCGREKKEVNLLIAGIDGHICDRCADQAHSIIQEEVKTSSSFDLDDIKLLKPKEIKDFLDQYVIGQDRAKRVLSVSVYNHYKRLTQKVDDDETEIEKSNIILVGETGTGKTLLARTIAKMLHVPFTIVDATVLTEAGYVGEDIESLLTRLLQAADYNVEAAERGIVFVDEIDKIARKSDNPSITRDVSGEGVQQGLLKLLEGSIVNVPPQGGRKHPEQKLIPVDTKNILFVCGGAFDGIERKIANRLNTKVIGYSAAKDADRIERENLLQYVSPQDLKSFGLIPEIIGRLPVLTYLNPLDKETLRSILTEPKNAVIKQYKKLFKLDEIELKFDEEALEYIVDKAIEFKLGARGLRSICENIMNDAMFDAPSDEISELCITREYAESQIDKSGIRRLKAS, encoded by the coding sequence ATGTCAGATAAAGAAAAGATGGACAAGTGTTCGTTTTGCGGACGGGAAAAGAAAGAGGTAAATCTTTTGATTGCAGGGATTGACGGACACATTTGCGACCGTTGCGCCGATCAGGCTCATTCGATTATCCAGGAGGAGGTGAAAACTTCAAGCTCTTTCGATTTGGATGACATCAAACTGCTTAAGCCAAAAGAGATCAAGGATTTTCTTGATCAATATGTTATCGGACAAGATCGCGCCAAACGTGTGCTTTCGGTTTCGGTTTATAATCATTATAAACGACTGACACAGAAAGTTGATGATGATGAAACAGAGATTGAAAAGTCGAATATTATTCTGGTTGGCGAAACCGGTACCGGTAAAACCTTACTGGCACGTACAATTGCAAAAATGTTGCATGTTCCGTTTACGATTGTCGATGCAACTGTACTTACAGAAGCTGGTTATGTTGGCGAAGACATTGAAAGTTTGCTAACACGCCTGTTACAAGCTGCCGACTACAACGTTGAAGCTGCCGAGCGCGGAATTGTATTTGTAGACGAAATTGACAAGATCGCACGTAAAAGCGATAATCCATCGATTACACGCGATGTTTCAGGCGAAGGTGTTCAGCAAGGTTTGTTAAAACTTCTGGAAGGTTCGATTGTAAATGTTCCGCCGCAAGGAGGACGTAAACACCCGGAACAAAAGCTTATTCCTGTTGATACCAAAAATATATTGTTTGTTTGCGGTGGCGCGTTTGATGGTATTGAGCGCAAAATTGCCAACCGCCTAAATACAAAAGTTATTGGTTACAGCGCTGCAAAAGATGCCGACCGCATCGAACGCGAAAACCTGCTTCAGTATGTTTCGCCACAGGATTTAAAATCATTCGGGCTGATTCCGGAAATCATCGGTCGTTTGCCAGTGCTTACTTACCTTAATCCTTTAGACAAAGAAACACTGCGCAGCATTTTAACCGAGCCAAAGAATGCGGTTATCAAGCAGTACAAAAAGCTGTTTAAACTGGATGAAATAGAGTTGAAATTTGACGAAGAGGCCCTGGAATACATCGTTGACAAGGCAATTGAATTTAAACTCGGCGCACGTGGTTTACGTTCGATTTGCGAGAACATCATGAACGATGCCATGTTTGATGCTCCTTCAGATGAAATTTCAGAATTGTGCATCACCAGAGAATACGCCGAAAGTCAGATTGACAAATCGGGTATCCGTCGATTGAAAGCAAGCTAA
- a CDS encoding fasciclin domain-containing protein: MKTVNFKRIVSLRNLALVAALIVSMAFVSCEKENDDYIPQSELSDDTMLKAGKSLPPGDASIAAIAIDAGFSELVGALFYVDEELETGLVDMFLNGTDQYTVFAPTNDAFMALYDALGVESISDLPADLVLNVLLYHVTDGRRAANSVVPKKNPKTIETLLEGATFNVDKDLKIWAVGNTANLVPPYVNISASNGIIHVIDAVILPIE; encoded by the coding sequence ATGAAAACAGTAAATTTTAAAAGAATCGTAAGCTTAAGAAATTTAGCATTAGTAGCAGCATTAATTGTAAGTATGGCATTTGTAAGCTGTGAAAAAGAAAATGATGATTACATCCCTCAAAGTGAACTTAGTGATGATACCATGTTGAAAGCAGGAAAATCGTTACCTCCGGGTGATGCTTCCATTGCAGCAATTGCAATCGACGCTGGTTTCTCAGAATTAGTTGGAGCACTCTTTTATGTTGACGAAGAATTAGAAACAGGTTTGGTTGACATGTTTTTGAACGGTACTGACCAGTACACGGTTTTTGCACCAACCAACGATGCATTTATGGCTCTTTACGACGCCCTGGGAGTGGAAAGCATTAGCGACCTTCCGGCCGACTTAGTTTTAAATGTTCTATTGTACCATGTTACTGATGGAAGAAGAGCTGCAAACAGTGTGGTTCCTAAAAAGAATCCGAAAACGATTGAAACCTTGCTCGAAGGTGCAACCTTTAACGTTGACAAAGACCTGAAAATATGGGCTGTTGGAAATACCGCAAATTTGGTTCCTCCATACGTTAACATTTCAGCATCAAACGGAATTATCCATGTTATTGATGCAGTTATTCTGCCAATTGAGTAG
- a CDS encoding Gfo/Idh/MocA family oxidoreductase, translated as MSNLSRRKFIGTTATGIAGATILPSNVIAGLGHKAPSDKLNIAGIGVGGKGFTNLKFMETENIVALCDVDWDYAGRNAFERWYRAKQYKDFRVMLEEQKDIDAVMIATPDHTHALPALMVMREGKHVFLQKPLTHSVYESRIMTETAQRYGVATQMGNQGNSADGIRQICEWIWAGTIGEVTHVDTWTNRPIWPQGLTRPEKSKRVPKTLDWDLFIGPAKFTEYNPIYHPWNWRGWWDFGTGALGDMGCHILDPVFKALNLQYPKTVEGSSTPFNNDSAPNAEFVRYEFDRRDNLPKVAMPEVTVHWYDGGFMPPRPDELKDGEQMGDDGGGCIFYGTRGKIMCGTYAANPTLLPTSEMAHFQEPEKTIRRISNAMEGGHEQDWIRACKESKDARVEASSNFSYAGPLNEMVVMGVLAVRLQSLQRKLEWDGPNMRFTNISPSDTIRVLKKDNFEVINGDPTFDKQYETLPAQKMAEEWIRHTYRRGWEQI; from the coding sequence ATGAGCAATTTATCACGCCGAAAATTTATTGGAACAACAGCAACGGGTATTGCCGGTGCCACAATTCTCCCCTCGAATGTTATCGCAGGTTTGGGGCATAAAGCTCCCAGCGACAAACTCAACATTGCCGGAATCGGTGTTGGAGGAAAAGGTTTCACCAACCTGAAATTTATGGAAACCGAAAACATCGTTGCTTTATGCGACGTTGACTGGGACTACGCCGGAAGAAACGCATTTGAGCGCTGGTACCGGGCCAAGCAGTACAAGGATTTCAGGGTGATGCTGGAGGAACAGAAAGATATTGATGCAGTGATGATTGCCACTCCGGATCATACGCACGCCCTGCCGGCATTAATGGTCATGCGCGAAGGCAAACATGTTTTTCTGCAAAAACCATTGACGCATTCGGTTTACGAATCGCGTATAATGACCGAAACTGCCCAGCGTTACGGCGTTGCCACACAAATGGGCAACCAGGGAAATTCGGCTGATGGTATCCGGCAAATTTGCGAATGGATTTGGGCCGGCACAATTGGCGAGGTCACTCATGTTGATACCTGGACCAACCGCCCGATTTGGCCGCAAGGATTAACACGCCCCGAAAAAAGTAAAAGAGTCCCAAAAACACTCGATTGGGATTTATTTATCGGACCAGCAAAGTTTACGGAATATAATCCCATTTATCACCCATGGAACTGGCGTGGATGGTGGGATTTTGGAACCGGAGCACTCGGCGATATGGGATGCCATATTCTCGATCCTGTTTTTAAAGCATTAAACTTACAATATCCGAAAACAGTTGAAGGCAGTTCAACGCCTTTTAACAACGATTCGGCACCCAATGCAGAGTTTGTCCGTTACGAATTCGATCGTCGCGACAACCTGCCCAAAGTAGCCATGCCCGAAGTTACAGTGCATTGGTACGACGGTGGTTTTATGCCTCCCCGCCCCGATGAGTTAAAAGACGGCGAACAAATGGGCGATGATGGTGGCGGTTGTATCTTTTACGGTACCCGCGGGAAAATAATGTGTGGTACTTACGCTGCAAACCCAACCTTATTGCCAACTTCGGAGATGGCGCATTTTCAGGAACCTGAAAAAACCATCCGACGTATTTCAAATGCCATGGAAGGTGGCCACGAACAAGACTGGATAAGAGCGTGTAAAGAAAGTAAAGATGCCCGGGTTGAAGCTTCGTCGAACTTTTCTTATGCCGGACCATTGAACGAAATGGTTGTTATGGGTGTACTGGCTGTTCGACTGCAAAGCCTCCAGCGCAAACTGGAATGGGACGGGCCAAACATGCGCTTTACAAACATCAGCCCGTCGGATACCATCCGCGTATTGAAAAAAGACAATTTTGAAGTGATCAATGGCGATCCTACATTTGATAAACAATACGAAACTTTACCGGCTCAAAAAATGGCCGAAGAATGGATCAGACACACCTATCGAAGAGGGTGGGAGCAGATTTAG
- the pyrF gene encoding orotidine-5'-phosphate decarboxylase: MNQQQLFEQIQKKRSFLCVGLDTDIQKIPQHLRDTSDPIFSFNKEIIDATAEYSVAYKPNLAFYESLGSKGVESLEKTVMYVKSKYPEIFVIADAKRGDIGNTSNLYARAFFDQQDFDAVTVAPYMGEDSVKPFMTYLGKWVILLALTSNKGAYDFQFIEDKESGDKLFESVLKTSQNWGTTENLMYVVGATKAEKLKEIRTIVPDHFLLVPGVGAQGGSLLEVAKNGMNSKCGLLVNSSRGIIYASSETDFAAKAGAAAEEVQKEMEVLLQEAGLI, translated from the coding sequence ATGAATCAACAGCAACTATTTGAGCAGATCCAAAAAAAGCGCAGTTTCCTGTGTGTTGGTTTGGATACCGATATTCAAAAAATCCCGCAACACCTGAGAGATACATCAGATCCGATCTTTTCATTCAATAAAGAAATTATTGATGCTACTGCCGAATATTCGGTGGCATATAAACCTAACCTTGCGTTTTACGAAAGTTTGGGATCGAAAGGAGTGGAAAGCCTGGAAAAAACAGTGATGTATGTAAAATCGAAATACCCTGAAATTTTTGTGATTGCCGATGCCAAACGTGGTGATATCGGTAACACATCGAATTTATATGCACGGGCATTTTTCGATCAGCAGGATTTTGATGCAGTAACAGTTGCTCCATACATGGGTGAAGATTCGGTAAAGCCGTTTATGACTTACCTCGGCAAATGGGTGATTCTTTTGGCGCTGACTTCGAATAAAGGAGCTTACGATTTCCAGTTTATCGAAGACAAAGAAAGTGGCGACAAGTTGTTCGAATCGGTTTTAAAAACATCGCAAAACTGGGGAACCACAGAAAACCTGATGTATGTGGTTGGCGCTACAAAGGCGGAGAAACTGAAGGAAATTCGCACGATCGTTCCTGATCACTTTTTGCTGGTGCCCGGTGTGGGAGCGCAGGGTGGAAGCTTGCTGGAAGTAGCCAAAAACGGAATGAACAGTAAATGTGGTTTGCTGGTGAATTCATCACGTGGAATTATCTACGCTTCATCGGAAACTGATTTCGCAGCAAAAGCTGGAGCAGCAGCTGAAGAAGTTCAAAAAGAAATGGAAGTATTGCTGCAGGAAGCCGGATTGATTTAG
- the prfA gene encoding peptide chain release factor 1 has protein sequence MAEYALLEKFESIKHRFEEVEQQITDPEVISDMKRYVKLNQEYKHLQKLVAKFQEYKNMVDNILTGKEMLAEESDEEMREMAREEIEESEKRIPEIEKEVKLLLVPADPEDAKNAILEIRAGTGGDEASIFAGDLYRMYSKFCEQKGWRMEVTNANEGTAGGFKEIVANITGEGVYGVMKYESGVHRVQRVPQTETQGRVHTSAATVAVLPEADEFDVELKTEDIRRDEYCSSGPGGQSVNTTYSAIRLTHIPTGIVVTCQDQKSKLKNLDKAMAELRTRLYNMEYQKYIDEISSKRKTMVSTGDRSAKIRTYNWPQGRVTDHRINLTMYNLQAIINGEIDEIIEKLMIEENAAKLKEAEI, from the coding sequence ATGGCAGAATACGCATTATTAGAAAAATTTGAATCGATAAAGCACCGCTTCGAGGAAGTAGAGCAGCAGATTACCGATCCTGAGGTGATTTCCGATATGAAGCGTTACGTAAAGCTGAACCAGGAATATAAACACCTGCAAAAGTTAGTTGCAAAATTTCAGGAGTATAAGAACATGGTCGATAATATTTTGACCGGAAAAGAAATGCTGGCCGAAGAAAGCGATGAAGAAATGCGTGAAATGGCGCGTGAGGAAATCGAAGAGTCGGAAAAACGCATCCCTGAGATTGAAAAAGAGGTTAAACTTTTGCTGGTTCCTGCTGATCCGGAAGATGCGAAAAACGCAATTCTTGAAATTCGTGCCGGAACCGGTGGCGACGAGGCAAGTATTTTTGCGGGCGATCTGTACCGTATGTACAGCAAGTTTTGCGAGCAAAAAGGTTGGCGCATGGAGGTAACCAATGCCAATGAAGGTACGGCGGGCGGTTTTAAAGAAATTGTAGCCAATATTACCGGCGAAGGTGTTTACGGCGTTATGAAATACGAATCGGGAGTGCACCGTGTGCAGCGTGTACCACAAACCGAAACCCAGGGGCGTGTACATACATCTGCAGCTACTGTGGCTGTTCTACCTGAGGCCGATGAGTTTGATGTGGAATTGAAAACCGAGGATATCCGTCGTGATGAATACTGTTCGTCGGGTCCGGGTGGACAGTCGGTGAACACGACATACTCGGCAATTCGTTTAACGCACATTCCTACCGGAATTGTGGTGACTTGTCAGGATCAGAAATCGAAGTTGAAAAACCTCGACAAAGCAATGGCAGAATTACGTACGCGTTTGTACAACATGGAGTATCAGAAATATATCGACGAAATTTCATCGAAACGTAAAACGATGGTTTCTACCGGCGACCGTTCGGCAAAAATCCGTACTTACAACTGGCCGCAAGGACGTGTAACCGATCACCGTATTAATCTTACAATGTACAACCTGCAGGCAATTATCAACGGCGAAATCGATGAAATCATCGAAAAACTGATGATCGAAGAAAACGCCGCGAAACTAAAAGAAGCAGAAATTTAA
- a CDS encoding AIR synthase related protein: MVTESRYSARGVSASKEDVHEAIKNVDKGLFPKAFCKIVPDILGGDEEWCNIMHADGAGTKSALAYMYWKETGDVSVWKGIAQDALIMNVDDLLCVGATDNILVSSTIGRNKNNIPGEVIAAIINGTEELLANLREMGVSIYSTGGETADVGDLVRTIIVDSTVTCRMKKADVVSADKIAAGDVIVGLSSSGTATYETEYNGGMGSNGLTSARHDVFANYLAEKYPESFDPAVPADLVYSGGKQLTEAVEGLDIDAGKLVLSPTRTYAPVIKKVLDKYRSQISGMIHCSGGAQTKVLHFVDNVHVIKDNMFPVPPLFKLIQEQSGTDWKEMYKVFNMGHRYEIYCSADVADEIIEISKSFNIDAQIIGKVEPFNGKKLTIKSEKGEFIY, translated from the coding sequence ATGGTAACGGAATCAAGATATAGTGCAAGGGGTGTTTCGGCCTCGAAAGAAGATGTGCATGAAGCGATTAAGAATGTAGACAAAGGGCTTTTCCCAAAGGCATTCTGTAAAATCGTTCCCGATATTTTAGGGGGCGACGAAGAATGGTGCAATATTATGCATGCCGATGGTGCGGGAACAAAGTCGGCCCTGGCTTACATGTATTGGAAAGAAACCGGAGACGTTTCAGTGTGGAAAGGAATTGCACAGGACGCACTAATCATGAATGTTGACGACCTGCTTTGTGTGGGTGCCACCGATAATATTTTGGTGTCGTCGACTATTGGCCGTAACAAAAACAATATTCCGGGCGAAGTTATCGCAGCCATTATTAACGGAACCGAAGAGTTGCTTGCCAATCTTCGCGAAATGGGAGTTAGCATTTATTCAACAGGTGGCGAAACTGCCGATGTTGGCGACCTGGTTCGTACCATCATTGTTGACTCAACGGTTACCTGCCGAATGAAAAAAGCGGATGTGGTATCGGCTGATAAAATTGCTGCCGGCGATGTAATTGTTGGTTTGTCATCATCGGGCACAGCAACTTACGAAACAGAATACAACGGCGGAATGGGAAGTAACGGATTAACTTCGGCCCGCCACGATGTTTTTGCTAATTATCTGGCCGAGAAATATCCTGAGAGTTTTGATCCTGCAGTGCCTGCAGATTTGGTTTATTCAGGTGGAAAGCAATTAACCGAGGCTGTTGAAGGTTTAGATATTGATGCAGGGAAACTGGTCCTTTCACCAACGCGGACTTACGCACCGGTAATCAAAAAAGTGCTGGATAAGTACCGTTCACAAATTTCAGGAATGATTCATTGTTCGGGTGGAGCGCAAACAAAAGTGCTGCACTTTGTCGACAATGTTCACGTGATTAAAGACAATATGTTCCCTGTTCCTCCGCTGTTTAAATTAATTCAGGAGCAATCGGGAACCGACTGGAAAGAAATGTACAAGGTGTTCAACATGGGGCACCGTTACGAAATATACTGCAGTGCCGATGTGGCCGACGAGATCATTGAAATCTCAAAATCGTTTAACATTGATGCACAAATTATTGGAAAAGTTGAACCTTTCAACGGCAAGAAGCTTACAATTAAGTCGGAGAAAGGCGAGTTTATTTATTAA